Proteins encoded in a region of the Candidatus Scalindua japonica genome:
- a CDS encoding ubiquinol-cytochrome c reductase iron-sulfur subunit produces the protein MNNQVCKEETVLHTNQGRRNFLKICSVVLSSLIGIAYAVPLIRAFISPALQETVSGSTGLIEVGSVGDCVVNVPRKVKIVDTKVDAWTKFPPTEIGAVWVILGKDKKFTVFTSICPHLGCGVDWDNNSGKFICPCHDSYFDIEGRVLSGPSPRGMDTLEAEIKDGKIFVEYRKMKLGVSEKMPA, from the coding sequence ATGAATAATCAGGTTTGTAAAGAGGAGACAGTACTACATACAAATCAGGGAAGGCGAAACTTTCTAAAGATTTGTTCAGTGGTACTGTCTTCATTAATAGGTATAGCTTATGCTGTTCCATTGATACGCGCATTTATTAGCCCGGCTTTGCAGGAAACTGTTTCCGGTTCAACCGGTTTGATAGAAGTAGGAAGTGTAGGTGATTGCGTAGTAAATGTGCCAAGGAAGGTGAAAATTGTGGATACTAAGGTAGATGCTTGGACTAAGTTTCCTCCTACAGAAATTGGTGCCGTCTGGGTCATACTGGGTAAGGACAAGAAATTTACCGTCTTTACTTCAATTTGTCCTCATCTGGGCTGTGGGGTTGATTGGGACAATAATTCAGGGAAATTCATCTGTCCGTGCCATGATAGTTATTTCGATATCGAGGGAAGAGTCCTTTCCGGGCCATCTCCACGTGGGATGGATACCCTTGAAGCAGAGATTAAAGATGGAAAGATATTTGTAGAGTACCGTAAAATGAAATTAGGTGTTTCTGAGAAAATGCCCGCATAG
- a CDS encoding cytochrome b N-terminal domain-containing protein: MKWLEDRTGISALFDKMMDEPVKGGAKWSYVFGSALVFVFIMQVVSGVILATGYSASATDAWGSVYYIQHKTFSGWFVRGMHNIGSSAMIVLAVLHMGQTLIYGAYRRPRELNWITGVIMLFFVLGFGLTGYLLPWDQKGYWATQVATSIMGLSPGIGGFLKGLVQGGNDYGNLTLTRFYSFHVFFLPAGLIAFMAAHIYLFRRHGVTPHWKPGEQELKKKTQPFWPDQLFKDVVVAIAVFVSMIIVVWYRGGAELQSPADPSSNFLARPEWYFLFLFQLLKYFEGEMEVVGAIFLPSIFAALIIALPFIDKAKSRYPLKRLPVMGCFGAGLAGVIFLTVMSAISDSGDERILKQREESEKMALIAVELAEHGIPPQGGTSVFQNDPLYSGEQLLRQHCLGCHNFEGSGGNTAPDLTAYNTKPWLVGFFSDPNAPKYYGNTKIDVMPEYDLEEEELSDLVDFLLAQADKSKEIDPELKESGEMLLEENGCYNCHTYDGMGGETAPVLDNFASDEWLRGIIEDPGQKKYFGQLNAMPAFKDKLSKQEIDNIVFFLQNKRKKTN, from the coding sequence ATGAAATGGTTGGAAGATAGGACCGGTATCAGTGCTCTTTTCGACAAGATGATGGATGAACCGGTGAAAGGGGGGGCTAAGTGGTCATATGTTTTTGGTAGCGCCCTTGTTTTTGTCTTTATTATGCAGGTAGTTTCCGGTGTGATTCTTGCTACAGGTTACTCGGCGTCTGCAACGGATGCATGGGGAAGTGTATATTATATTCAGCATAAAACGTTCTCCGGTTGGTTTGTCAGGGGTATGCACAACATAGGCTCAAGTGCAATGATTGTACTTGCTGTTCTACATATGGGCCAGACACTGATTTATGGTGCTTATAGAAGGCCTCGTGAATTAAACTGGATTACCGGTGTTATTATGCTCTTCTTTGTTCTTGGGTTTGGCCTGACCGGTTATCTGCTTCCATGGGACCAGAAGGGTTACTGGGCAACTCAAGTTGCTACAAGTATTATGGGGTTGTCTCCGGGTATTGGAGGGTTTCTTAAGGGTTTAGTTCAGGGTGGAAATGATTATGGTAACTTGACACTGACTCGGTTTTACAGCTTTCATGTTTTTTTTCTGCCAGCCGGCCTTATAGCATTTATGGCGGCACATATTTATCTGTTTAGAAGACATGGTGTCACTCCGCACTGGAAGCCCGGTGAACAGGAACTCAAGAAAAAGACACAGCCATTCTGGCCGGATCAGCTCTTTAAAGATGTTGTTGTTGCTATAGCTGTTTTTGTTTCCATGATAATAGTTGTCTGGTATCGTGGTGGTGCTGAATTACAATCCCCTGCAGATCCTAGTTCTAATTTTCTTGCTCGACCGGAATGGTACTTTCTCTTTCTGTTTCAGCTTTTAAAGTATTTTGAAGGTGAGATGGAAGTTGTTGGAGCCATTTTTCTCCCATCTATTTTTGCGGCCTTAATAATTGCTCTTCCATTTATTGACAAGGCGAAAAGTCGATATCCTTTAAAAAGACTGCCAGTGATGGGGTGCTTTGGTGCTGGTCTCGCAGGTGTTATTTTTCTGACAGTGATGTCTGCGATAAGTGATTCCGGAGATGAAAGGATTTTAAAGCAGAGAGAAGAGTCAGAAAAAATGGCCCTTATTGCTGTAGAACTGGCAGAGCATGGCATACCGCCTCAGGGAGGAACATCAGTATTTCAGAATGATCCTCTGTATTCAGGAGAACAGTTGCTTCGTCAACACTGTCTTGGGTGTCATAATTTTGAAGGTTCTGGAGGTAATACCGCCCCTGATTTAACAGCGTATAATACAAAGCCCTGGCTTGTTGGATTCTTCTCTGATCCAAATGCTCCTAAATATTATGGAAATACCAAGATTGACGTAATGCCAGAGTACGACCTTGAGGAAGAAGAATTGTCTGATCTGGTAGACTTTCTGCTAGCGCAGGCTGATAAGAGTAAAGAGATTGATCCTGAATTGAAAGAATCAGGAGAGATGTTATTAGAGGAGAATGGGTGTTATAATTGTCACACATATGATGGAATGGGAGGCGAAACCGCTCCTGTGTTGGATAATTTTGCATCTGACGAGTGGCTACGAGGTATTATTGAAGACCCTGGTCAAAAAAAATATTTTGGTCAATTAAACGCTATGCCTGCATTTAAAGATAAGCTTTCAAAGCAGGAGATAGATAATATAGTATTCTTTCTCCAAAATAAGAGAAAAAAAACTAACTGA
- a CDS encoding multiheme c-type cytochrome yields the protein MLRKFNTLFIALLVFVAAFCFYANFSSKDADAVEIITHWVPHEVYGMPGDPDNSGKVFFSGLYAKYMGYPKGAPPYPGKYSRFWRTLPAYRYYIPDYMYNRDEVRPSNPIKGQFRLKECLGCHSVVTPGIVRDYEKSAHAKAEPSPTGCDTCHGNNHQKLLMPSSKACGVSDCHEEQYIQNSQGGIGSHASCSSFAQIECAWSIERPPGDTAGCTFCHTSSEERCSTCHQRHQFNPVVARKSEQCKTCHWGKDHRDWEAYDISIHGVVWQTNKWDPTQFDLTKKLSDADYVGPTCQYCHLRGGHHNVQRLSTVYTSMGMSNADRGAPLWKEKRDTWVSVCDDCHSPRFARENLQAMDEACKDAGLKYTETFKVAENLMLDGMGEPMPKDLAPDWSGQHIWSLKIGAYHDGPKYGGKKGESGEFRMSNCSDIERVCFESVGYWMTYIFKGMAHGSWNDATYCDGSFGMDRWLVKAKAASEQARRFTALEKKAGINWVPAEFWRKGDYLDQLSGMKIVKEFPGKTIFDLCPEPGWLDTNHAPAAEVEYINRMLDSLGMKAGHHSAHEQHSHDHDPGARSMKKH from the coding sequence ATGTTAAGGAAATTTAATACATTATTTATTGCATTACTGGTTTTCGTAGCAGCATTCTGTTTTTACGCGAATTTTTCCAGTAAAGACGCTGATGCGGTAGAAATTATCACGCATTGGGTGCCGCACGAAGTCTATGGTATGCCTGGAGACCCTGACAACTCTGGAAAGGTTTTCTTTTCAGGTTTGTACGCGAAGTACATGGGATATCCAAAGGGCGCGCCTCCATATCCTGGAAAATATTCCAGATTCTGGAGAACACTCCCTGCATATCGTTACTACATCCCGGATTATATGTACAACAGGGATGAAGTAAGGCCTTCAAACCCAATCAAGGGTCAGTTCAGACTGAAGGAGTGTCTGGGTTGTCATTCAGTAGTCACACCTGGTATCGTAAGAGATTACGAAAAGAGTGCGCATGCGAAAGCAGAACCTAGTCCAACAGGTTGTGATACCTGTCATGGTAACAATCATCAGAAGTTGCTTATGCCAAGTTCAAAGGCTTGTGGCGTTAGTGATTGTCATGAAGAACAGTACATCCAGAATTCACAGGGTGGTATAGGTTCACACGCTTCATGTTCCAGCTTTGCACAGATTGAGTGTGCATGGTCAATCGAAAGACCTCCTGGAGACACTGCGGGATGTACTTTCTGTCACACAAGTTCAGAAGAGCGTTGTAGCACATGTCATCAGAGGCATCAGTTTAATCCGGTAGTTGCCAGAAAGTCAGAACAGTGTAAGACTTGTCACTGGGGAAAAGACCACAGGGACTGGGAAGCATATGACATCTCAATACACGGTGTTGTATGGCAGACCAACAAATGGGATCCTACTCAGTTTGATTTAACCAAGAAGTTGTCTGATGCTGATTACGTTGGGCCGACTTGTCAGTACTGTCATTTAAGAGGCGGTCATCACAACGTACAGAGGCTTTCAACTGTATACACAAGTATGGGTATGTCAAATGCAGACAGGGGTGCGCCTCTCTGGAAAGAAAAGAGAGACACCTGGGTATCAGTATGTGACGACTGTCATTCACCAAGGTTTGCAAGGGAGAACTTGCAGGCAATGGACGAAGCTTGTAAGGATGCAGGTCTGAAGTATACAGAAACATTTAAAGTAGCAGAGAATTTGATGCTGGATGGAATGGGCGAACCAATGCCTAAGGATCTGGCACCAGACTGGAGTGGTCAGCACATCTGGAGTTTGAAGATTGGTGCTTATCATGATGGTCCGAAGTATGGTGGTAAGAAGGGTGAGTCAGGTGAGTTCAGAATGTCTAACTGTTCAGACATAGAAAGAGTATGTTTTGAGAGTGTTGGATACTGGATGACTTACATATTCAAAGGAATGGCGCATGGTTCATGGAATGATGCGACATATTGTGATGGATCCTTTGGTATGGACAGATGGTTGGTGAAGGCAAAGGCAGCTTCAGAGCAGGCGAGAAGATTTACTGCATTGGAGAAGAAGGCTGGAATCAACTGGGTACCTGCTGAGTTCTGGAGAAAGGGAGATTACTTAGATCAGTTGTCTGGTATGAAGATTGTTAAGGAGTTCCCAGGCAAGACTATATTTGATCTATGTCCTGAGCCGGGCTGGTTGGATACAAATCATGCACCAGCGGCAGAAGTTGAGTACATCAACAGAATGTTGGATTCATTGGGCATGAAGGCTGGGCATCATTCTGCACATGAGCAGCACAGTCATGATCATGATCCAGGCGCAAGATCTATGAAAAAACATTAA
- a CDS encoding tetratricopeptide repeat protein — translation MLTKIKKRIKNPLILILLVVLVAFAGCGKQTNHLEVGEALLEQGKVEEASVEFKKAIEKNPNLARAHFGLGNVYTEKQMLEDAAEHYRKAIDLDSKFVDAYKKLSETFIAIGNPDDAFQRKYKPVEQDPDNPMARIDLAVFYHKWDQTRKAIEEYEEALQLDPDNPFIYYNLGVAYQDMGLYEDKSIPLYLKSIEMNPEYDDAHYNLAVSYLKTNKLENAMSEYKKTLELNPKYAKVYVDYGMIKLQDKKFDEAIAFYDKAIEIDPEIVEAYYQKGIVYAFQENYEKALEMNKKALDIDPKHINSQFNIAVVFHKQGKLDRAIAEYDLTLEIDKNYEDAYYNRGQIYASKGNTPQAYSDYISYSKIVKAKTGSEAAATALRGIEDKEKVQRYMIPSFKDWLLEYDD, via the coding sequence ATGTTGACAAAAATTAAGAAGAGAATTAAAAATCCATTGATTTTAATACTATTAGTAGTTTTAGTGGCGTTTGCCGGCTGTGGGAAGCAGACAAATCATCTGGAAGTAGGAGAAGCATTACTGGAACAGGGGAAAGTTGAAGAGGCGTCAGTTGAATTTAAGAAAGCTATTGAAAAAAACCCAAATCTTGCGAGGGCACACTTCGGATTGGGTAATGTATATACAGAGAAACAGATGCTTGAAGATGCGGCAGAGCATTATAGAAAGGCAATTGACCTGGATTCTAAATTTGTAGATGCATATAAAAAACTGTCAGAAACGTTTATAGCAATAGGTAATCCTGATGACGCATTTCAGAGAAAGTATAAACCTGTTGAGCAAGATCCTGATAATCCTATGGCTCGTATCGATCTTGCTGTTTTTTATCATAAATGGGACCAGACCAGAAAGGCAATTGAAGAGTATGAAGAAGCCCTTCAGTTAGATCCTGATAATCCATTTATTTATTATAATCTTGGGGTAGCATATCAAGATATGGGGCTTTATGAAGACAAGTCAATCCCTCTTTATTTAAAATCGATTGAAATGAATCCTGAATACGATGATGCACATTATAACCTTGCTGTCTCATATCTCAAGACAAATAAACTTGAGAACGCAATGAGTGAATATAAGAAAACATTGGAACTAAATCCTAAATATGCTAAGGTTTATGTTGATTATGGTATGATAAAACTTCAGGATAAGAAATTTGATGAAGCAATAGCGTTTTATGATAAGGCGATTGAAATTGACCCGGAAATTGTAGAGGCTTATTATCAAAAGGGAATTGTATACGCATTCCAGGAGAATTATGAGAAAGCTTTAGAAATGAATAAAAAAGCATTGGATATTGATCCCAAGCATATTAATTCTCAATTTAACATAGCGGTAGTTTTCCATAAACAGGGGAAATTAGACAGGGCTATAGCAGAGTATGATTTAACTCTAGAGATAGATAAGAATTATGAGGATGCGTATTACAACAGAGGTCAGATATATGCCTCTAAGGGTAATACACCTCAAGCGTATAGTGACTATATATCCTATAGTAAAATTGTAAAGGCAAAGACTGGTTCTGAGGCAGCGGCGACTGCATTGCGAGGTATAGAGGACAAAGAGAAAGTTCAAAGATATATGATTCCAAGTTTCAAGGATTGGTTGTTAGAATATGATGATTAG
- a CDS encoding tetratricopeptide repeat protein yields the protein MFFEFLVRYNYLFVIFVVCIAISCDNAQNHIDLGDKFVLEGKHEKAIEEYRKAVELDISAAEVYYKLGDIYSKKEMLEKAVKEYRKAIELRPDFLDAHKKLSETYAKIGVPDDKLAIYTDAIEKEPKNSEARIRLGIYYQRLKRMDLAFEQYNKVLEYDPYNPSVHYNLGVAYQDLNLLEKAISSYEKSIELKPGYEKAHFNLGIAYIATDQFDKALKELKKADDLKPGNDDTFCNLGLVYYLKGMMDKAIDNLRKAIEIDPAKADAHYYLGVIYASKNDYEKAIEENLKVIAVDPKYANAHFNLGTIYHKQELFDKAMEEYDKTILIDRGFADAYYNKAAALEKLGRDAEARDEFEKYRMIRKTAGGSPSLLEFDAKLTGAAERDDEFQKQKIEAEALKEAEALREKEKAEKLKN from the coding sequence ATGTTTTTTGAATTTCTAGTAAGATACAATTATTTGTTTGTGATATTTGTGGTTTGTATCGCCATAAGCTGTGACAATGCGCAAAATCATATTGACCTTGGGGACAAATTTGTGCTTGAGGGCAAACATGAAAAAGCCATTGAAGAGTATAGAAAGGCTGTTGAATTGGATATAAGTGCGGCTGAAGTTTATTATAAGCTCGGTGATATTTATTCCAAAAAAGAGATGTTGGAAAAGGCCGTAAAAGAGTATAGAAAGGCGATAGAATTGCGTCCGGACTTTCTAGATGCTCATAAAAAGCTGTCTGAGACATATGCAAAAATTGGTGTACCTGATGATAAGCTTGCGATATACACAGATGCGATCGAGAAAGAGCCTAAGAATTCAGAAGCTAGAATAAGACTGGGTATTTACTATCAGAGGTTGAAGAGAATGGACCTTGCCTTTGAGCAGTATAATAAAGTACTGGAATATGATCCTTATAATCCAAGTGTTCATTATAATCTTGGTGTCGCGTATCAGGATCTTAACTTACTTGAGAAGGCCATATCATCTTATGAGAAATCTATAGAACTTAAGCCAGGATATGAAAAGGCGCATTTTAATCTGGGTATTGCCTATATTGCTACAGATCAATTTGATAAGGCGTTGAAAGAGCTGAAAAAAGCGGACGATTTAAAACCGGGTAATGATGATACATTTTGTAATCTTGGTTTAGTTTATTATCTTAAGGGTATGATGGACAAGGCGATAGATAATCTGAGAAAAGCTATTGAAATAGACCCTGCAAAGGCAGATGCCCACTATTATCTGGGAGTGATTTACGCCAGTAAGAATGACTATGAAAAGGCAATAGAAGAGAACCTGAAGGTAATAGCTGTAGATCCGAAATATGCCAACGCACACTTTAATCTAGGTACTATCTACCATAAGCAGGAGTTGTTTGATAAGGCTATGGAAGAATATGACAAAACAATTCTTATAGATCGTGGATTTGCTGATGCTTATTATAATAAGGCCGCAGCTTTGGAAAAACTGGGCAGAGATGCTGAAGCACGTGATGAATTTGAAAAATATAGAATGATAAGGAAAACGGCCGGTGGCTCACCTAGCCTGTTAGAATTTGACGCAAAACTTACAGGTGCGGCTGAAAGGGATGATGAATTCCAGAAACAAAAAATAGAAGCAGAGGCATTGAAAGAAGCGGAAGCATTAAGAGAAAAAGAGAAGGCAGAAAAGCTAAAAAATTGA
- a CDS encoding adenosylcobalamin-dependent ribonucleoside-diphosphate reductase — MTEKTAQQINLSFADKNPSTEVITDQKIESKSEKKIFSFEEALEASLEYFKGDALAARVWVNKYALKDSFGNIYESTPDDMHKRLASELSRVEKQYSNPLAFDDFYELIKDFKYIVPQGSPMTGIGNNFQIASLSNCFVIGHKGFSDSYGGIMKIDQEQVQLMKRRGGVGHDLSHIRPAGSQVLNSALTSTGVVPFMERYSNSTREVAQDGRRGALMLSISIKHPDAERFIDAKLETGKVAGANISVRIDDEFMNAVVDGTMYKQQYPVKAEDPSYSHEIDARQLWAKIVHNAWKSAEPGMLFWDTIIKESVADSYADVGFNTVCTNPCGEIPLCPYDSCRLLAINLYSYVEDPFTDMAKFNWEKFRMHIGLAQRIMDDIIDLELEKVDAILDKIVSDPEDREIKQVEISLWENIKRKAVEGRRTGLGITAEGDMLAALGLRYGSENAIDFSVEVHKTIALEAYRSSVELAKERDPFPVFDIKKEKDHPFINRLAKEDPKLIEDMKKNGRRNISLLTIAPTGTTSLMTQTTSGIEPVFLPVYKRRRKVNPNDKEVKVTFVDEIGDSWEEYNVFHHNFITWLKVNDMDPEEIKNFDDKELKELVKRSPYYKATSKDIDWMQKVKMQGEIQKWVDHSISVTINLPTEAKEELVGDLYIKAWESGCKGVTVYREGSRTGVLLAKGNKVDEKIKFPTKRPKELNADILRFKNNDEHWIAFVGLIEGKPYEIFTGLKEDDTFPIPKNVSKGKIIKHKLESGEKIYDFQYIDKYGYKVTMGGLSHQFNSEFWNYAKLISGVLRHGMTVVDAVHLVSSLHLDNAFINNWTAGVARALKKYIVNGTKAKTGQKCSECSSSNMIYQEGCLLCTDCGSSKCG, encoded by the coding sequence ATGACAGAAAAAACAGCACAACAAATAAATCTCTCTTTTGCAGACAAAAACCCATCAACCGAAGTAATAACAGACCAAAAAATAGAATCAAAGAGCGAGAAGAAGATATTTTCATTTGAAGAGGCGTTAGAGGCTTCGTTGGAATATTTTAAAGGTGATGCATTAGCTGCCAGAGTTTGGGTTAATAAATATGCATTAAAGGACTCATTTGGAAATATCTACGAGTCAACTCCGGATGACATGCATAAGCGTCTGGCTAGTGAGTTAAGCAGAGTTGAAAAGCAGTATTCCAATCCACTCGCCTTTGATGATTTTTATGAGTTAATAAAAGACTTCAAATACATCGTTCCTCAAGGCTCACCAATGACCGGTATTGGTAATAACTTCCAGATCGCGAGCCTTTCCAATTGCTTTGTGATCGGACACAAAGGCTTTTCTGACTCTTATGGTGGTATTATGAAGATTGACCAGGAGCAGGTCCAGTTAATGAAGCGTCGCGGAGGGGTCGGACACGACTTGTCTCATATCCGTCCTGCCGGAAGCCAGGTGTTAAACAGCGCACTTACCTCAACAGGAGTCGTTCCTTTCATGGAGCGTTATTCAAATTCAACACGCGAGGTAGCCCAGGATGGCCGCAGGGGTGCGCTCATGCTCAGCATCTCCATAAAGCATCCTGACGCAGAACGATTCATTGATGCAAAACTGGAAACGGGAAAGGTAGCCGGAGCAAATATCTCAGTAAGGATTGATGATGAATTCATGAATGCAGTTGTGGATGGTACAATGTACAAACAGCAATACCCTGTGAAGGCTGAAGATCCATCTTACTCACATGAAATAGACGCCAGACAGCTATGGGCAAAAATTGTACATAATGCCTGGAAATCGGCTGAACCGGGAATGCTATTCTGGGATACCATTATTAAAGAATCAGTAGCGGACAGTTATGCAGATGTTGGGTTTAATACCGTATGTACAAATCCATGTGGTGAGATTCCGCTGTGTCCCTATGATAGTTGTAGGTTGCTTGCCATTAACCTTTACAGTTACGTTGAAGATCCGTTTACAGACATGGCTAAATTTAATTGGGAAAAATTCAGGATGCATATTGGATTAGCCCAACGGATTATGGATGATATCATTGATCTGGAACTGGAAAAGGTTGATGCTATTCTTGACAAAATTGTTTCAGACCCTGAAGACAGAGAGATCAAGCAGGTTGAAATAAGTTTGTGGGAGAATATTAAACGTAAAGCTGTTGAAGGAAGAAGAACAGGTTTGGGAATTACTGCTGAAGGAGATATGTTGGCAGCGCTTGGATTAAGATATGGAAGCGAAAATGCCATTGATTTTTCAGTGGAAGTGCATAAAACAATTGCCCTCGAAGCGTATCGATCATCTGTGGAACTGGCGAAAGAGAGGGACCCTTTTCCTGTATTTGATATCAAGAAAGAGAAGGACCACCCTTTTATCAATAGATTGGCAAAAGAGGATCCGAAATTAATTGAAGATATGAAGAAGAACGGAAGAAGAAACATATCTCTGCTTACTATTGCCCCTACAGGCACTACCAGTCTGATGACTCAAACCACATCAGGTATTGAACCAGTCTTCCTGCCTGTCTATAAGCGTCGCAGGAAGGTAAACCCAAATGATAAAGAGGTAAAAGTCACTTTTGTTGATGAGATTGGTGACAGTTGGGAGGAGTATAATGTATTTCACCATAATTTCATTACCTGGTTAAAGGTAAATGACATGGATCCGGAGGAGATTAAAAACTTTGATGATAAAGAGCTCAAAGAACTAGTCAAACGCTCTCCTTATTACAAGGCCACCTCGAAAGATATAGACTGGATGCAGAAAGTCAAAATGCAGGGAGAAATACAGAAATGGGTAGATCACTCTATCAGCGTAACAATAAATTTGCCGACAGAAGCAAAGGAAGAGCTTGTTGGAGATCTGTATATAAAGGCATGGGAAAGTGGTTGCAAGGGCGTTACCGTCTATCGAGAAGGATCTCGAACGGGAGTATTACTTGCTAAGGGTAATAAGGTAGACGAAAAGATAAAATTTCCCACAAAAAGGCCGAAAGAACTCAATGCGGACATATTGAGATTTAAAAATAATGATGAGCATTGGATCGCTTTTGTCGGTTTGATTGAGGGAAAACCATACGAAATATTTACAGGTCTCAAAGAGGATGATACTTTCCCCATACCTAAAAATGTTTCAAAAGGAAAAATCATCAAGCATAAACTGGAATCCGGAGAAAAAATATACGATTTCCAGTACATTGATAAATATGGTTATAAAGTAACAATGGGAGGGCTGTCTCATCAGTTTAACAGTGAATTCTGGAATTACGCAAAACTGATTTCCGGAGTGCTAAGGCACGGGATGACAGTAGTTGATGCGGTCCATCTGGTCTCTTCACTGCATCTGGATAATGCTTTCATTAATAACTGGACAGCAGGTGTTGCACGGGCGTTAAAGAAATATATCGTAAATGGCACAAAGGCCAAGACGGGCCAGAAATGTAGTGAATGCAGCTCTTCCAATATGATTTACCAGGAGGGTTGCCTGCTCTGCACAGACTGTGGCTCTTCAAAGTGCGGTTAA
- a CDS encoding Y-family DNA polymerase, whose protein sequence is MNKAFALVDCNNFYVSCERVFNPRLKHVPVMVLSNNDGCVVARSNEVKALGIKMGTPAFKCKKLIKEHNIQVFSSNYTLYADMSHRVMETLRQFTPDLEIYSIDEAFLSFTGFDLRDCERYGQEIRKTVYQWTGIPVSIGIARTKVLAKAANEIAKTHDKYFGVVDFINCSAKEIDSCIEQLDVNDVWGVGQQYTKLLKSNNIYTAKDLKYAETNWIRRRMTVMGERCVYELNGTSCFELDRHPAPKKGICSSKSFGVPVISKNDLEEAVASYVSRAAEKLRSQYSYANVLIVFITTNRFKRDEPQYSNSAYIRLKEPTSSTIDLTKSALSALSKIYRPGYKYKKAGVLLEGIHPDSQIQLNLFHSVNCVKKEQTKMLMKTIDKINKKWGRDSLKLATEGTKHSWKMRRTRLSRRYTTNWNELLEVCV, encoded by the coding sequence ATGAATAAAGCTTTTGCACTCGTTGACTGTAATAATTTTTACGTTTCCTGTGAACGCGTTTTCAACCCCAGACTTAAACATGTCCCGGTAATGGTGCTTTCAAATAATGATGGATGTGTTGTCGCACGTTCTAATGAAGTTAAAGCGCTTGGAATAAAGATGGGAACACCCGCCTTTAAATGTAAGAAACTAATAAAAGAGCATAATATTCAGGTATTTTCATCAAACTATACGCTCTATGCCGATATGTCACACAGGGTAATGGAGACACTGAGGCAATTCACTCCTGATCTGGAAATCTATTCTATAGATGAAGCATTTCTTTCATTTACCGGTTTTGATTTAAGAGACTGTGAGAGGTACGGGCAGGAAATCAGGAAAACGGTTTATCAATGGACGGGTATTCCCGTCTCTATTGGCATAGCAAGGACTAAGGTTTTAGCAAAGGCCGCGAATGAAATAGCAAAAACACATGACAAATATTTCGGGGTTGTAGATTTTATCAATTGTTCTGCAAAAGAAATTGACTCTTGTATTGAACAATTAGATGTGAATGATGTATGGGGTGTCGGTCAACAATATACAAAGCTTTTAAAATCTAACAATATTTATACTGCAAAAGACTTAAAATATGCAGAGACTAACTGGATACGCAGGAGAATGACCGTAATGGGAGAAAGATGTGTTTACGAATTAAATGGTACTTCCTGTTTTGAGCTCGACAGACACCCCGCACCTAAGAAGGGAATTTGCAGTTCAAAATCTTTTGGTGTACCTGTTATCTCAAAAAATGATTTAGAGGAAGCGGTTGCATCATACGTAAGCCGTGCTGCTGAAAAGCTCAGGAGTCAGTACTCATACGCCAATGTTCTTATCGTTTTTATTACCACAAACAGGTTTAAAAGAGATGAACCACAATATTCAAACTCAGCATACATCAGATTAAAAGAACCAACCTCAAGTACAATTGATCTAACAAAGTCTGCTTTATCCGCTCTCAGTAAGATTTACAGACCTGGTTATAAATATAAAAAAGCGGGGGTTTTATTAGAAGGAATTCATCCAGATAGTCAGATACAGTTAAACCTTTTCCACTCTGTTAACTGTGTAAAAAAAGAGCAGACAAAAATGCTTATGAAAACAATTGATAAAATTAATAAAAAATGGGGGCGTGATAGCCTGAAGTTGGCTACAGAGGGTACTAAACATTCATGGAAAATGAGGAGGACAAGGCTTTCCAGAAGATATACAACTAACTGGAATGAACTATTGGAGGTTTGTGTTTAA
- a CDS encoding LexA family protein — protein MAEIYKSKIEKEIKLPLYEFPVSAGFPSPADDYIDKHIDLNEYIIKHPAATFFVRVKGNSMEDSGISSGDLVVVDRALVPADNTIVVALLNGEFVLKRVKVNGRNLSLVPANPSYEPIEITEEMDFQVWGVVTYCIKEIK, from the coding sequence ATGGCTGAAATTTATAAATCAAAAATAGAGAAGGAAATCAAACTGCCTTTATATGAATTTCCTGTATCTGCAGGATTTCCAAGTCCGGCAGATGATTATATTGATAAACACATTGATCTTAATGAATATATAATAAAGCATCCGGCAGCAACTTTTTTTGTAAGAGTCAAAGGGAATTCCATGGAAGACAGTGGTATTTCTAGCGGTGATCTGGTTGTTGTTGATCGTGCTCTTGTACCTGCTGATAACACTATTGTTGTCGCGTTACTGAATGGTGAATTTGTTTTAAAGAGAGTAAAGGTAAATGGAAGAAATCTGTCTCTGGTACCCGCAAATCCCAGTTATGAACCAATAGAAATTACAGAAGAGATGGATTTTCAGGTGTGGGGTGTTGTTACCTATTGTATTAAGGAAATAAAATGA